The following proteins are co-located in the Paenibacillus sp. JNUCC32 genome:
- a CDS encoding pro-sigmaK processing inhibitor BofA family protein: MKLIVLGVLCISLLLLIYVVFRKKLGLGWLTVFGAHLALSAVAIYVVNFTGLAAEAYIPLNPMTIGTVMVLGLPGVALLVGLKFTILGS, from the coding sequence ATGAAATTGATTGTGCTTGGCGTACTATGCATATCGCTCTTGCTGCTTATCTATGTTGTGTTTAGAAAGAAGCTCGGGCTGGGATGGCTGACTGTATTCGGGGCGCATCTGGCCCTTTCAGCTGTAGCTATCTATGTTGTGAATTTCACCGGACTAGCAGCTGAAGCGTATATTCCTCTGAATCCGATGACCATAGGAACGGTCATGGTCCTGGGCTTGCCGGGTGTGGCCCTACTTGTCGGTTTAAAATTTACGATATTAGGTAGTTGA
- a CDS encoding ABC transporter ATP-binding protein: MAGVRLEHIYKKYAGADKATVIDVNLDIKDKEFLVLVGPSGCGKSTTLRMIAGLEEISEGKLYIGDRVVNDVAPKDRDIAMVFQSYALYPHMNVYQNMAFGLKLRKVKKDEIDKRVREAAKILDIEHLLERKPKALSGGQRQRVALGRAIVRDPQVFLMDEPLSNLDAKLRGQMRAEITKLVKRLETTCIYVTHDQTEAMTMGDRIVVMQDGIIQQADSPEQLYNNPNNLFVAGFIGSPTMNFINGKLSEQNGGVYFTSQGLNVQVPGGKAQLLKNKSMIGKEVIMGVRPEDIHEEPVFLEASPNTIFTAKVDVTENLGHEMLLYLSGLGTDTVIGRVDGRSTTREGDNVKLALDMNKVHIFDKESELNVLLED, encoded by the coding sequence ATGGCTGGTGTACGCTTAGAGCATATTTACAAAAAGTATGCAGGTGCGGATAAAGCAACTGTAATTGACGTTAATTTGGATATTAAAGATAAAGAATTCTTGGTATTGGTAGGTCCTTCCGGTTGCGGTAAGTCTACGACACTTCGTATGATCGCAGGTCTTGAGGAAATATCCGAGGGTAAACTTTACATTGGCGACCGCGTTGTTAACGATGTAGCACCTAAAGATCGTGACATCGCGATGGTATTCCAATCCTACGCCTTGTATCCGCATATGAACGTATATCAGAACATGGCATTCGGTTTGAAACTCCGTAAAGTGAAGAAAGACGAAATCGATAAGCGTGTACGTGAAGCAGCGAAAATCCTGGATATCGAGCATTTGCTCGAGCGTAAACCGAAAGCTCTTTCCGGTGGTCAGCGTCAGCGTGTCGCCTTGGGCCGTGCGATTGTCCGTGATCCACAAGTCTTCTTGATGGATGAGCCGCTTTCCAACTTGGATGCGAAACTCCGCGGTCAGATGCGTGCTGAAATTACTAAGCTGGTGAAGCGTCTTGAAACCACTTGTATCTATGTAACGCATGACCAAACAGAAGCTATGACGATGGGTGACCGTATCGTTGTTATGCAGGATGGCATCATTCAACAAGCGGATTCTCCAGAGCAGCTGTACAATAATCCGAACAACCTGTTCGTTGCTGGTTTCATTGGTTCCCCAACCATGAACTTCATCAACGGTAAATTGTCCGAGCAAAACGGTGGCGTATACTTCACTTCCCAGGGCTTGAACGTTCAAGTTCCAGGCGGTAAGGCACAATTGCTCAAAAATAAATCCATGATTGGCAAAGAAGTAATCATGGGTGTTCGTCCGGAAGATATTCATGAAGAGCCAGTATTCCTGGAAGCTTCCCCGAACACAATCTTCACAGCGAAAGTGGACGTAACCGAGAACCTTGGTCACGAAATGCTCTTGTACCTCAGCGGCTTGGGCACCGACACAGTTATCGGCCGTGTAGACGGACGTTCGACTACTCGCGAAGGCGACAATGTGAAATTGGCACTCGACATGAACAAAGTTCATATCTTTGATAAAGAGTCTGAATTGAACGTATTGCTCGAAGATTAA
- the hprK gene encoding HPr(Ser) kinase/phosphatase: MAKKVKVSELVQQFQLEVIAGEEGLKRQITTDDLNRPGLEMAGYFEYHPRERVQLMGRTELAFFGMLKPEERKERMRSLCTEETPCIVVTRSLEVPEELVELGNERGLPVLRSSMATTILTSRFTSFLERRLAPTTTIHGVLCDVYGVGMLITGSSGIGKSETALELVKRGHRLIADDAVEIRQTSDFQLHGTAPELIRHLLEIRGVGIINVMTLFGAGAVRNNKRITLVVRLEAWQQDKQYDRLGLDEETTRIIETDIPLVTIPVRPGRNLAVIIEVAAMNYRLKQMGLNAALQFTNKLTATIAEDMDDLD; this comes from the coding sequence ATGGCCAAGAAAGTGAAGGTATCCGAGCTGGTCCAGCAGTTTCAGCTGGAGGTCATCGCAGGTGAGGAAGGCTTGAAACGTCAGATTACAACGGACGATCTGAATCGCCCGGGATTGGAAATGGCCGGTTATTTTGAATACCATCCGCGGGAACGGGTTCAGCTTATGGGGCGCACGGAGCTGGCTTTCTTCGGAATGCTGAAGCCGGAAGAGCGGAAAGAACGCATGCGCAGCCTGTGTACGGAAGAAACGCCTTGCATCGTGGTTACGCGTTCCCTGGAAGTGCCGGAAGAGCTGGTGGAGCTCGGCAATGAAAGAGGTTTGCCCGTGCTGCGCAGCAGCATGGCGACGACCATCCTGACAAGCCGATTCACGAGTTTCCTGGAACGCAGACTTGCGCCAACGACGACCATCCACGGGGTATTGTGCGATGTGTATGGCGTGGGGATGCTGATCACGGGCTCGAGCGGTATCGGGAAAAGCGAAACGGCTCTGGAGCTCGTCAAACGCGGACACCGCTTAATCGCGGACGACGCGGTGGAGATCCGCCAGACGTCGGATTTTCAGCTGCATGGAACAGCGCCTGAGCTGATTCGCCATCTGCTGGAGATTCGCGGGGTCGGTATTATTAACGTTATGACGTTATTCGGTGCAGGCGCCGTTCGGAATAATAAACGGATTACGCTTGTTGTTCGATTGGAGGCCTGGCAGCAGGATAAACAGTATGATCGTCTGGGATTAGATGAAGAGACAACACGAATTATAGAGACGGATATCCCTCTGGTCACCATTCCGGTTCGTCCAGGACGTAACCTTGCGGTTATTATTGAAGTGGCAGCTATGAACTACAGATTGAAGCAAATGGGACTGAATGCTGCACTGCAGTTTACGAACAAGCTGACGGCAACGATTGCTGAAGATATGGACGATTTGGACTAG
- a CDS encoding YbaB/EbfC family nucleoid-associated protein: MNNMNQMMKQVKKMQEQMLKAQEELATKTVEGTSGGGVVTVEANGHKQILSINIKPEAVDPDDVEMLQDLVLTAVNDALAKAEEIANADMGKFTGGMKIPGLF, from the coding sequence ATGAATAATATGAACCAAATGATGAAGCAAGTGAAAAAGATGCAGGAGCAAATGCTGAAGGCGCAGGAAGAGCTTGCTACAAAAACCGTTGAAGGAACTTCCGGCGGCGGCGTGGTTACCGTAGAAGCGAATGGCCATAAACAAATTTTGTCCATCAACATCAAGCCTGAGGCGGTTGACCCGGATGATGTGGAAATGCTGCAGGATCTGGTGCTGACTGCGGTTAACGATGCACTTGCCAAGGCTGAAGAAATTGCGAACGCCGATATGGGCAAATTCACAGGCGGCATGAAAATCCCGGGCTTGTTCTAA
- a CDS encoding PucR family transcriptional regulator, which translates to MVEMEHIVQKLEQTLGTSLGLKTLNEQESLWLTESMAITSRFGDRLGREESAASSNRHGEKASSNTTRMVDGAYVHKELGEIWFPVNQQDLSRVLVADSNALTESEIGLVALLLANLQEAPSGAMSKNAAKVEEERRAQQLGGWLKERLQAGELLAELPDEMLIRTSLTEEMVPFLLIHESEHAPTPSYKALLRLLRSYFDGDIVLVPLLDKEWIILANQELLGGITTDDKEEASSEADQDLLSLFCMGLYELISTEWVGDFHISAIPAVNALHALPQTVGMLRETMTIGRTFQVKEHIHLSTGLHLERLVYSIPEYQRNQFLREYAAGHTDLFEDSETLSTLESFFELDCNVSETAKHLYIHRNTLLYRLDKIKQETGLDVRSFSDAVLVKITLLLYKVTKRK; encoded by the coding sequence ATGGTGGAGATGGAGCATATCGTTCAGAAACTGGAGCAGACCTTGGGTACCTCACTCGGCTTAAAAACATTGAATGAGCAGGAATCGCTATGGCTCACGGAATCGATGGCGATCACCTCGCGATTCGGTGACCGATTAGGTCGAGAAGAAAGTGCTGCAAGTTCAAATCGCCATGGGGAAAAAGCAAGCTCAAACACAACACGAATGGTTGATGGTGCTTATGTGCATAAGGAGCTTGGTGAGATTTGGTTTCCCGTTAATCAACAGGATCTGAGCCGAGTACTCGTGGCGGATTCCAATGCTTTGACGGAGTCGGAGATTGGGCTTGTCGCTCTTTTATTGGCGAACCTTCAGGAAGCGCCTTCAGGCGCGATGTCAAAGAATGCAGCCAAGGTTGAAGAAGAACGGCGCGCCCAGCAGTTGGGCGGTTGGTTGAAAGAGCGCCTTCAAGCCGGCGAGCTGCTTGCTGAACTGCCGGATGAGATGCTGATTCGGACAAGCTTGACGGAGGAAATGGTCCCCTTTCTACTCATTCATGAGAGCGAGCATGCTCCCACGCCAAGTTATAAAGCGTTGCTGCGGTTGTTGCGCAGTTATTTTGACGGGGATATCGTTCTTGTGCCGCTGCTGGATAAGGAATGGATTATCCTTGCCAATCAAGAGCTGTTGGGCGGCATAACGACGGATGATAAAGAGGAAGCATCCTCGGAAGCCGATCAGGATTTGCTGTCCTTATTCTGTATGGGGCTGTACGAGCTCATTTCAACGGAATGGGTGGGCGATTTTCATATTTCGGCGATCCCGGCAGTCAATGCGCTTCATGCTTTGCCGCAGACGGTTGGCATGCTGCGAGAGACCATGACCATCGGGCGTACTTTTCAGGTCAAGGAGCATATTCATCTGTCGACCGGTCTTCATCTGGAACGTCTGGTCTACAGCATTCCTGAGTATCAACGGAATCAATTCCTGCGGGAGTACGCTGCCGGACATACCGACTTATTCGAGGACAGTGAGACTTTGTCGACGCTGGAGTCTTTTTTTGAATTGGACTGCAATGTGAGCGAGACGGCCAAACACCTGTATATTCACCGAAATACGCTGCTGTACCGACTGGATAAGATCAAACAGGAGACGGGGCTTGACGTTCGCAGCTTCAGTGACGCGGTATTGGTGAAAATAACGCTTCTATTGTATAAAGTGACGAAAAGGAAATAG
- the recR gene encoding recombination mediator RecR: protein MYYPEPIAKLIDAFTRLPGVGPKTAARLAFHVLNMKEDDVIDFAKALVSVKRNLHYCSVCCNITDTDPCRVCQDKTRDASIICVVQDAKDLVAMERTKEFEGYYHVLHGAISPMEGIGPDEIRLKELLTRLSDERVKELILATNANIEGEATAMYISRLVRPFDIKVTRIAHGLPVGGDLEYADEVTLSKALEGRRELN, encoded by the coding sequence TTGTACTATCCTGAACCGATCGCGAAGCTCATCGATGCCTTTACGCGACTGCCGGGTGTGGGGCCGAAAACGGCCGCCCGCCTGGCTTTTCATGTTCTGAACATGAAGGAAGATGACGTTATTGATTTTGCCAAAGCGCTAGTCAGTGTCAAAAGGAATCTGCATTACTGCTCCGTCTGCTGCAACATCACGGATACGGATCCATGCCGGGTATGTCAGGACAAGACTCGGGATGCTTCGATCATCTGCGTTGTACAGGATGCGAAGGATCTGGTGGCGATGGAGCGCACGAAGGAATTCGAGGGCTACTATCATGTCCTCCATGGGGCCATATCTCCGATGGAGGGGATCGGGCCGGATGAAATCCGCCTGAAGGAGCTCCTCACGCGTTTGAGTGACGAACGAGTGAAAGAACTCATTTTGGCGACCAACGCTAATATTGAGGGGGAGGCAACGGCGATGTACATATCGCGACTGGTCCGTCCTTTTGATATTAAGGTGACTCGTATTGCCCATGGACTGCCGGTTGGCGGTGACCTGGAGTACGCAGATGAAGTGACTTTATCCAAAGCGCTTGAAGGTCGAAGAGAACTGAACTGA
- the lgt gene encoding prolipoprotein diacylglyceryl transferase, whose protein sequence is MQTLLIDPVAFSIGSLRVHWYGLILGLGALAGLLLAIREGKRFGIPQEFFMDLLLLGVPSAIIGARIYYVAFKWEDYKDNFLDVFKIWNGGIAIFGALIGAIICALIYVRRKGYNFWRIADICAPSLLAGQIIGRWGNFVNQEAYGGPVSESFLRGELHLPDFIVNQMNVQGVFHHPTFLYESLWNLLGIVILLIIRRQKFLRAGELFIGYFIWYSIGRFFIEAVRTDSLAFQGATGLADFINNTLWAPMTWMGFELGHLDPAYGNIRISQLLSVLIVIGGIVLIIVRRVTGRANVRYLDPIVSTKTGAGPTPEADLQTNKTVKSSAPAPAKQHKQAAEPEEMADKDVVTQAEETEVKSSPRAEEDTPTIKPDTEDKKE, encoded by the coding sequence ATGCAAACATTGCTCATCGATCCGGTGGCGTTCTCCATCGGATCGCTGCGTGTTCATTGGTATGGCTTGATTTTGGGCCTGGGTGCCTTGGCAGGTCTGCTGCTGGCCATTCGCGAAGGGAAGCGTTTTGGCATTCCGCAGGAATTTTTCATGGATTTGCTCTTGCTTGGGGTTCCTTCCGCTATTATCGGTGCTCGTATTTATTATGTAGCTTTTAAATGGGAAGACTATAAGGATAACTTCCTGGATGTGTTCAAAATATGGAATGGCGGGATTGCGATATTCGGCGCCTTGATCGGCGCCATTATCTGTGCGTTGATCTATGTTCGCCGAAAAGGCTACAACTTCTGGCGAATTGCCGATATCTGTGCGCCGTCCTTGTTGGCCGGCCAGATCATTGGACGCTGGGGTAACTTCGTTAACCAGGAAGCCTATGGCGGTCCTGTCAGCGAGTCTTTCTTGCGCGGAGAGCTGCATTTGCCTGATTTTATCGTGAATCAAATGAACGTACAGGGCGTATTCCATCACCCTACCTTCTTATATGAATCGCTGTGGAACCTGTTGGGTATCGTCATACTGCTTATCATTCGCAGACAGAAATTTCTGCGGGCAGGCGAACTCTTCATCGGGTACTTCATCTGGTATTCCATCGGCCGGTTCTTTATTGAAGCGGTGCGGACGGACAGCTTGGCTTTTCAAGGGGCCACAGGACTTGCCGATTTCATTAACAATACGTTATGGGCACCGATGACATGGATGGGCTTTGAACTGGGCCACCTGGATCCGGCTTATGGCAACATTCGAATCTCCCAGCTGCTGTCCGTGTTGATCGTCATTGGAGGCATCGTGCTGATCATCGTGCGCCGTGTGACGGGCCGCGCCAATGTGCGTTATTTGGACCCGATCGTGTCGACGAAGACGGGAGCAGGTCCAACGCCGGAAGCCGATCTTCAAACGAACAAAACCGTCAAGTCTTCTGCGCCGGCTCCTGCTAAACAGCATAAACAGGCCGCAGAACCGGAGGAAATGGCGGATAAAGACGTTGTTACCCAAGCAGAGGAGACAGAGGTCAAATCCTCACCACGGGCAGAAGAAGACACTCCGACAATAAAACCGGATACGGAGGACAAAAAGGAGTAG
- the dnaX gene encoding DNA polymerase III subunit gamma/tau, translating to MEHIALYRAWRPQSFGDMVGQQHIIQTLQNAIREQRVSHAYLFSGPRGTGKTSAAKILAKAVNCEHGPAEEPCNACEACRRITSGAVMDVQEIDAASNRGVEEIRDLREKVKYAPTEVRRKVYIIDEVHMLTTEAFNALLKTLEEPPAHVMFILATTEPHRLPATIISRCQRFDFRRVSLEEQTGRLEQICGEEGITAEHEALQYIARLSDGGMRDALSILDQIASFTGGTVSYRQVMDMTGGIASEQFGRLAGAVKQGDAGLVLQIVEQFMQEGKSADKCMENLLYYFRDLLMIKMVPDADKLTDRVLNPAEFQEMANAFSRDELFQMIDTLNRYQSEMKYASQPQTLFEVALLKLSGITQSGGGAAAAHSTADAGELAQLKQHVAALEKKLERLIQNGVPASNQREPAKSTRTPAPKAASTAKIPQHMDQYVSSRTGEDYTAVHRQWAQILQNVKEEKVTVHAWLMDGEPVSVWEDKVLVAFKNNIHRETTEKPANKQVIEGVLESMLGKPYHLVTMMLRDWNDAVEGVGKPQAEELKLEHEEADAGGEKPWIDEAIQLFGEDLVVIKD from the coding sequence GTGGAACATATCGCGTTATATCGAGCTTGGCGACCACAGTCGTTCGGCGACATGGTGGGCCAGCAGCATATTATCCAGACCCTGCAGAATGCCATTCGCGAGCAGCGGGTTTCCCATGCCTACCTGTTCAGCGGTCCACGGGGTACAGGCAAGACCAGTGCCGCTAAAATTTTGGCCAAAGCCGTGAACTGCGAGCATGGTCCGGCTGAGGAACCCTGCAATGCATGCGAGGCCTGCCGGCGCATAACGTCCGGAGCCGTCATGGATGTCCAGGAGATCGATGCGGCATCCAACCGCGGCGTCGAGGAGATTCGTGATTTGCGGGAGAAAGTCAAATACGCACCGACCGAAGTGCGGCGCAAGGTTTATATTATTGACGAAGTACACATGCTGACGACGGAAGCGTTCAATGCCTTGCTGAAAACGCTGGAGGAGCCGCCGGCACACGTGATGTTTATACTAGCGACAACAGAGCCGCACAGGCTTCCGGCAACGATTATCTCACGCTGTCAGCGGTTTGACTTCCGTAGGGTGTCCCTGGAGGAACAAACCGGACGTCTGGAGCAGATCTGCGGGGAAGAAGGCATTACGGCTGAGCATGAAGCGCTGCAGTATATTGCGCGTCTATCGGATGGCGGTATGCGGGATGCTTTGAGCATTCTGGATCAGATCGCTTCCTTCACTGGAGGTACCGTATCTTACCGGCAGGTCATGGACATGACGGGAGGCATTGCCTCAGAGCAGTTTGGCCGTCTGGCCGGCGCCGTGAAGCAGGGGGATGCCGGACTGGTCCTGCAGATCGTGGAGCAATTTATGCAGGAGGGAAAAAGCGCAGATAAATGCATGGAGAATCTCCTGTACTATTTCCGCGATTTGCTTATGATCAAGATGGTTCCCGATGCCGACAAGCTGACCGATCGGGTTTTGAACCCGGCCGAGTTTCAGGAGATGGCAAATGCCTTCAGCCGGGATGAGCTGTTTCAAATGATTGATACGCTCAACCGTTATCAGAGTGAGATGAAATATGCCTCGCAGCCGCAAACCCTGTTTGAGGTGGCACTGCTCAAGCTTTCCGGCATTACCCAATCCGGCGGCGGGGCCGCAGCTGCCCATTCTACCGCCGATGCGGGAGAACTGGCTCAGTTGAAGCAGCATGTAGCCGCACTTGAGAAAAAACTGGAGCGTCTGATTCAAAACGGTGTTCCTGCATCGAATCAACGCGAACCGGCCAAGTCTACCCGTACACCTGCACCGAAAGCAGCTTCAACGGCCAAGATTCCGCAGCATATGGATCAGTATGTATCCTCCCGGACCGGAGAGGATTATACCGCTGTACATCGGCAGTGGGCCCAAATTTTGCAGAACGTGAAAGAGGAGAAGGTAACGGTTCACGCATGGCTGATGGATGGTGAGCCCGTATCCGTATGGGAAGACAAGGTGCTTGTCGCTTTCAAAAACAACATCCACCGCGAAACCACGGAGAAACCTGCCAACAAACAGGTGATTGAAGGGGTTCTTGAGTCTATGCTCGGCAAGCCGTACCATCTGGTGACCATGATGCTTCGCGACTGGAATGATGCGGTAGAAGGAGTAGGCAAGCCTCAGGCGGAAGAGCTTAAGCTGGAACATGAAGAAGCTGATGCCGGTGGAGAAAAACCATGGATTGATGAGGCGATCCAGCTGTTTGGAGAAGACCTCGTTGTCATAAAAGACTAG